Genomic window (Phocoena phocoena chromosome 20, mPhoPho1.1, whole genome shotgun sequence):
ATGCAAGAGGGACAGGGCTTCTGTCTTCTAGGCCCTCCTACTCAGCCGGGTCTCCAGGCGACAACACCCAGCATCCCCGGCCTGGCccacctgcccccatcccctcacGCCCCAGGCATCACGGCGCAGCGCTCACAGGTGACACTGAGCTGGATGGTCCTCTCCACGATCACACCGCTTGCGGGGAACATCACCTGACAGGTGAGATTGGTGCCATTGTCCTGGGGCTGTGGGGTGATGGTGAGCACTGAGGACAGGTGAgtcctggggcccagggaggTGAGGGCGGCTGACGTCCAGGAGAAGATGGGGGGCGTGCCCTGCTCACAggcccagggcacagagcaggtcAGGTTCCCGGGGCGGCCCGCCTCCAGCGTCGCAGGAGTGAGGATGTGGGGTGTGTGGTTCAGGGCTGATGAAGAGCGGGGAGACGGGGTCAGGAGGAGGGTTAGAGGTGCAGCCCTGAGATAAGCTTCAGGCTTTGGTCCAGTCCCTCTTTCTGACCCCCCCACTTGCTTTACCCCCGATCCCTCCCAGGAGGGGGTCCTATCCGAGTCCTGCCCTGGGGCTCCAGGTCCTTCCCCTGAGGCCTCTCCCGGACCCCGCTCCTTACCCGTCACATGCAAGGAGAGCAGGTTAGACTTATAACTCCGTAATGTCTTTCCTCTTTCCACATGAAAATAATATGAACCTTGATCCCTCCTCCTGGCGTCTCTGATGTCCAGGGAGCAATCGTTTCCATGGTCCCCTAGGAGGTGGAATCGGCCTTGGGTCTCGTCCTGAACTTCACGTCCTGCGTTGTTTGTGGCCGCAGGGGCAGCCAGCCTCTCATCGGCCCCTTCCCGGAACCAGTAGCCGAAAACTGGGGCGGTTTTGTCGCTCTTTTTCCAGCGATAGGAGAACAAGCAGGGCACGCGGACACACAGGCCCTCCTGCACCGTCACGGAGTCCTGCACTTCCAGCCAGTATTCGCTGTCCTGAGCCAGGGACCCTGCGGGGAAACGAGGGTcagctgcagcccctgccctgcccacccctctccccGCAGCCCACCCACCTGCCCACAGCAGGgacagcagcagcggcagcatcTCTGAGACGGAGGGCCTCTGGGCGTTCTGTGTGTGAaaagagaaggggcaggagagagggaggtaAGGCTGCGGGGAGACCCACGGGAAGCCGGGGAGGAACACAAGACCCAGCTGTTCACAAAAGAGGAACTGCAGAGCCGGAGCTCGGCCCCCCTCCGCACAGAGCGGACGGATACCCCTCGGTCCAGAGACCCCGGAGACCTGCCCAGAGAGGAGGAGGCAAGGAGGAGAGCCCTGTCCTGGCCCCCATCTCGGGTGGGTCCTTCCAGCACCAGAGCCTCTCAGGACACGGAGGCGTAGGACACGGTGAGCCTCCTAAGGTCCTCCCGTCTGAGCGCCGCTGTCTACACCAGGGAGCCGCTCAGCTCCTCTCTTGACCTGGAGGGTCCCAGCCTCACCTGGACCCTCGGGTGGTCGGTCCTGCAAGATGTAGGGTTCTTTAGGGTCTGTGTGAGCGTCTGGGGCAGAAGACAAGAAGGGGCTCCTGGGTGACGTGAAGGCAGCAGCCAATCATGCCTTCACTCCTTCCCCCAACACTGAGCATCTTGGGCTGCTGACCTGGAGACCAGAAGGGATACGGCTGGCCTGGTCCCTGCCCGGGAGATGCTCCCACCCGGGCCCATCACTTCCTCCCCAAACAGGCAGCAGTGTTGGGCTTTAGAGCTGCATCAGTGGTGAGATTGCCGAGAGTCCGGCAGCATACTcggtattttctaaaaatatgacaTGGGATGTTTTTTTCACTTCTACTATGTTGATTCACAAACTTTTAATggcattttcagaataaaaaccatgtagCATCTTCATGTAAAACAAACGGGCGAGCACACGTTCTATGTCATGCCaaggaaatttccttttttaacgGGCctccaaattatttatttttcaatttagtttcatttttatcttgtattggagtagagttgatttacaatgttgcgttagtttcagttgtacagcaaggtgattccgTTATACCTATacatctatctattctttttcagacttttttccaatataggttattgcagaatattgagtagacttccctgtgctgtgcattgTCCTTGTTGAGTGtcgattttatatatagtagtgtgtatgtgttcgtccgaaactcctaatttattcctcccgcatccctctcccctttggtaaccataagtttgttttctatgtctgtgagtctgtttctgttttgtaaatgaatttactggtattattttttagattccacctgtaagtgatattatataatgtttgtctctgtctgacttacttcacttagtatgataatctctaggtccatccatgctgctgcaaatggcattatttcattcgtttacGGCTAGCTGatgttccattatatatattcatatatatatctcacatctgtATCCCtttatctgtggatggacactcaggttgcttccatgtcttcgctgTTGTGAACAGTGCCGCTATGGACATCGGgctgcacgtatctttttgaattagacgTTTCttcggatatatgcccagcagtgggattgctggatcatatgctaactctatgtttagttgttttttttgtttttctgtttgttttttttttgcagtacgcgtcactgctgtggcctctcccgttgcggagcacaggctccggacgcgcaggctcagcggccatggctcacgggcccagccgctccgcggcacgtgggatcttcccggactggggcacgaacccgtgtcccctgcatcggcaggcggactctcaaccactgcgccaccagggaagcccgatgacaGAGATTTTTGATGCTGTGCTCACTCTTGCCCCCTGGG
Coding sequences:
- the LOC136140620 gene encoding myeloid cell surface antigen CD33-like, which codes for MLPLLLSLLWAGSLAQDSEYWLEVQDSVTVQEGLCVRVPCLFSYRWKKSDKTAPVFGYWFREGADERLAAPAATNNAGREVQDETQGRFHLLGDHGNDCSLDIRDARRRDQGSYYFHVERGKTLRSYKSNLLSLHVTALNHTPHILTPATLEAGRPGNLTCSVPWACEQGTPPIFSWTSAALTSLGPRTHLSSVLTITPQPQDNGTNLTCQVMFPASGVIVERTIQLSVTCAPQSTGSGVCSGDGTGKLGTRAGVIEGALGGACVTMLLVLCLCLVFFTAKTYRKKAARTAVGMEDIHPAIGPTSPDHRQESKLEDPPYPTSSAGATPTLGMEEELHYASLSFHGMHHPEESTHSEHAENRTK